The proteins below are encoded in one region of Delphinus delphis chromosome 4, mDelDel1.2, whole genome shotgun sequence:
- the LOC132424021 gene encoding trefoil factor 1-like produces the protein MEPKVTCVLVMVFALALSSLAQGEAETCQMEPHRRVNCGHPSITSTECKSKGCCFDSNVSGVPWCFHPVAADDPLEGKMEGSQSDLPGPGQTPHPGGQCWGKKSAIRDGSATAPGVYPRGCVILRLHCLDTRPLGLTHMASQDIPVGPSAQ, from the exons ATGGAGCCCAAGGTGACCTGCGTCCTGGTCATGGTCTTTGCTCTGGCCCTCAGCAGCCTGGCTCAGGGCGAGGCCG AGACGTGTCAGATGGAACCCCATCGAAGGGTAAATTGTGGTCACCCCAGTATCACGTCTACGGAGTGCAAAAGTAAGGGCTGCTGCTTTGATAGCAACGTTTCTGGAGTCCCCTGGTGCTTCCATCCTGTGGCCGCTGATGACCCTTTAGAAG GCAAGATGGAAGGGAGCCAGTCGGACCTGCCTGGACCTGGGCAGACGCCTCACCCTGGCGGGCAGTGCTGG GGAAAGAAATCTGCGATCCGCGATGGCTCGGCCACCGCCCCTGGTGTTTACCCGCGTGGATGCGTGATCCTACGGCTCCACTGTCTGGACACCAGGCCTCTGGGGCTCACCCACATGG CCTCCCAGGACATCCCAGTGGGTCCCAGCGCTCAGTGA